Proteins encoded together in one Nostoc sp. PCC 7524 window:
- a CDS encoding TonB-dependent hemoglobin/transferrin/lactoferrin family receptor, translating to MSKLKPIVSYSLLTISCICILPVATFANETPSQNNQVNSAQNAASTEITAINIQESDQGITLIIETANGKTPEGEIIDNDTDVVIKLTDVKLNLPDGNNFLKNQPMEGINSISVTQTSATEVEIKITGNGTLPNVEQVENQQGLTLSIIPTPKTVLTENNQSEDSIELSVVGTRNVDETTPANVTIINREQIEKQQARDVRDLLRYEPGISVPYDSRGGLQGINLRGLSGNRVNLQVDGIRLPYEYNYGATRLGRDFVDIETLNALEIFRGNNSAALGSDALGGTVNFATASTREFLESIGKNSYTSLRAQYSSKDSGFVGTFTQANRLDNFDTLFIYTRRDSGSLDVAGGNSIYQDDQDRTRNNFLGKLTYNFNEQSFLEFTGEYFNNVTDSKFSTANLPGMIFEASTQDLQEEVTTNRERFSLAYQYDDPNSKSWLQFARAHIYYQNAITEEDSNRSVRTAGTIRTEAAEKDLTDRVFGVNLQLRSDFNVGNTKHRLTSGFDISNTYNERNYFNFITTTGTRVNAPTFPQKDFPDSDTFRLGTYLQNEISFGNGQVKLIPGLRFDFYNLTTANNPEFTQKQQGIDAVNYSTSAISPSLGIVYEPSPGLTLFSRYSRGFRPPLYSELNFAFRADIPFRPHKGISNPNLQAETSNNFELGLRSRSQQFDFDITGFYNRYSNFIEPSVFVGFDPNDFGTFRTAGRAIPFQIFQAQNIPDAEIYGLEIKTAYRFSKEPGGFSLKGALGWQVGNNLTRDIPLTTINPLQAVIGLGYQSPNDKWGAELIGTFVAKSREQALVDDQTSVQNGGQPTRKIDFYEPDAYTLVDFVGYYNINPNLTLTAGVYNIFNTEYYQYADVRSINRSAATFEAQRGRYAQPGTNFAVGLTWRF from the coding sequence ATGAGCAAGTTAAAACCTATTGTTAGCTATTCTTTATTAACTATATCTTGTATTTGCATCCTACCTGTAGCAACTTTTGCTAATGAAACACCAAGCCAAAATAATCAAGTAAATTCAGCACAAAATGCCGCATCAACTGAAATTACAGCAATTAATATTCAAGAAAGTGACCAAGGAATCACATTAATTATAGAAACAGCTAACGGTAAAACTCCTGAAGGTGAAATCATTGATAACGATACCGATGTAGTTATTAAATTAACTGATGTCAAACTCAATCTTCCTGATGGTAATAACTTCCTCAAAAATCAGCCAATGGAGGGAATAAACTCTATTAGTGTCACCCAAACCTCCGCTACGGAAGTAGAAATCAAAATTACAGGAAATGGCACATTACCAAATGTTGAACAAGTAGAAAATCAACAAGGACTGACGTTAAGTATAATTCCTACTCCTAAAACAGTTTTAACAGAAAATAATCAATCAGAAGACAGTATTGAACTTAGTGTTGTAGGAACTCGTAACGTAGATGAAACCACGCCTGCTAACGTCACTATTATCAATAGAGAACAAATCGAAAAACAGCAAGCGCGCGATGTGCGGGATTTATTGCGTTATGAACCAGGGATTTCTGTACCTTATGACAGTCGTGGTGGTTTACAAGGAATTAATCTGCGCGGTTTAAGTGGAAATCGCGTTAATTTACAAGTAGACGGAATTCGCCTACCTTATGAATATAATTATGGTGCAACTCGTCTTGGTAGAGACTTTGTAGATATTGAAACTTTAAACGCCTTAGAAATATTTCGGGGAAATAATTCCGCAGCTTTAGGAAGTGACGCATTAGGTGGAACAGTTAATTTTGCAACTGCTAGCACAAGGGAATTTCTAGAAAGTATTGGCAAAAATTCCTACACCAGTTTACGCGCTCAATATAGTAGTAAAGATAGTGGGTTTGTAGGGACATTTACTCAAGCTAATCGCCTAGATAATTTTGATACTTTATTCATTTATACTCGGCGTGATAGTGGTTCATTAGATGTGGCTGGTGGAAATAGCATTTATCAAGATGATCAAGATAGAACTCGGAATAACTTTTTAGGAAAATTAACTTATAACTTTAACGAACAAAGTTTTCTAGAGTTCACTGGAGAATATTTTAACAACGTTACTGATAGTAAATTCTCTACTGCCAATTTACCCGGAATGATTTTTGAAGCTTCGACTCAAGATTTACAAGAAGAAGTGACAACAAATCGGGAGAGATTTAGTCTGGCTTATCAATATGATGATCCCAATAGTAAATCCTGGCTGCAATTTGCTCGCGCTCACATTTATTATCAAAATGCCATTACAGAAGAAGATAGTAATAGGAGTGTTCGTACTGCTGGAACTATTAGAACAGAAGCTGCCGAAAAAGATTTAACTGATAGAGTATTTGGCGTTAATTTACAACTTCGCAGTGATTTTAACGTAGGAAATACCAAACATCGACTGACTTCTGGCTTTGATATTTCTAACACCTACAATGAGCGCAATTACTTTAATTTTATTACTACTACTGGTACAAGAGTAAATGCACCTACATTTCCCCAGAAAGACTTTCCTGATAGTGATACTTTCCGCTTGGGTACTTACTTACAAAACGAAATTTCCTTTGGCAATGGTCAGGTAAAATTAATTCCTGGGTTGCGTTTTGACTTTTATAATTTAACCACTGCTAATAACCCTGAATTTACCCAAAAACAGCAAGGTATAGACGCAGTAAATTATTCCACATCTGCGATTTCTCCTAGCTTGGGAATTGTTTATGAACCATCCCCTGGTTTAACATTATTTAGTCGATATTCCCGTGGGTTTCGTCCACCACTGTATAGCGAACTCAACTTTGCTTTCCGTGCGGATATTCCGTTTCGACCCCATAAAGGTATTTCTAATCCCAATTTACAAGCAGAAACTAGCAATAATTTTGAATTAGGATTACGTAGTCGTTCTCAACAGTTCGATTTTGATATTACTGGTTTCTATAATCGTTACAGTAACTTCATTGAACCATCTGTATTTGTTGGATTTGACCCCAATGATTTCGGCACATTTAGAACTGCTGGGAGAGCGATTCCTTTCCAGATTTTTCAAGCACAGAATATACCTGATGCAGAAATTTATGGCTTAGAAATTAAAACTGCTTATCGTTTTAGCAAAGAACCTGGTGGTTTTAGCCTCAAAGGTGCTTTAGGATGGCAGGTTGGTAATAATTTAACTAGAGATATTCCCTTAACAACTATCAACCCATTACAAGCAGTCATCGGTTTAGGATATCAATCACCGAATGATAAGTGGGGTGCAGAGTTAATTGGAACTTTTGTAGCTAAATCTAGAGAACAAGCCTTAGTAGATGACCAAACCAGTGTGCAGAATGGTGGTCAACCGACTAGAAAAATTGATTTTTATGAACCTGATGCTTACACATTAGTTGATTTTGTGGGTTACTACAATATCAATCCCAATCTGACATTAACGGCTGGTGTTTATAACATCTTTAATACTGAATATTATCAGTATGCTGATGTCAGATCAATTAATAGAAGTGCTGCCACTTTTGAAGCGCAACGTGGACGCTATGCTCAACCAGGTACAAATTTTGCTGTTGGTTTAACTTGGAGATTTTGA
- a CDS encoding ABC transporter substrate-binding protein — protein MNKYLIAVVTACLVAVNLVGCSSPQNRTNPDKNTSQVQAPVLLANRVVALTPLGADLIYNLDKSKLLAVPVGRYTDVIAKEKFAKLPRIGGRGNINLEKIVALKPDLVIGSETFQSQALNRLKELGINTVAHETRSWQDLKKLTEDLATRIGADPKPILSKYESFVSQIPDNGKSVLVLVSTQPTLSPNKNSWSGDLLEKFQYKNVTADLQANSRFQGYLTLSQEQILATNPEKIFIMESDNVNPEAFKKLPFWSQLQATQNNQVYIFHHDGLISPTSVRTVEEVTNQLREVASN, from the coding sequence ATGAATAAATATTTGATAGCTGTGGTGACTGCTTGTTTAGTAGCTGTTAATTTAGTAGGTTGTTCTAGTCCTCAGAATCGCACGAATCCAGATAAAAATACCAGTCAGGTACAAGCACCTGTTTTATTAGCAAATAGAGTAGTAGCATTGACACCTCTAGGTGCAGATTTAATTTACAATCTGGATAAAAGTAAATTATTAGCCGTACCCGTAGGAAGATATACAGATGTAATCGCTAAAGAAAAATTCGCAAAGTTACCAAGAATAGGTGGTAGAGGTAATATTAACTTAGAAAAAATAGTGGCATTAAAACCAGATTTAGTTATTGGTTCAGAGACATTTCAGAGTCAAGCTTTAAATAGGTTGAAGGAATTAGGAATTAACACAGTTGCTCATGAAACTAGAAGTTGGCAAGACTTGAAAAAATTGACAGAAGATTTAGCTACACGTATTGGTGCTGACCCTAAACCGATTTTATCGAAATACGAATCGTTTGTTTCTCAAATACCTGATAATGGTAAATCTGTTTTAGTATTAGTTAGCACTCAGCCAACATTATCTCCTAATAAAAATAGTTGGTCTGGTGATTTATTAGAGAAGTTTCAATACAAAAATGTGACGGCGGATTTACAAGCTAATAGCAGATTCCAAGGTTATTTAACTCTTTCTCAAGAGCAAATATTAGCAACTAATCCAGAGAAAATATTTATTATGGAATCGGATAATGTAAATCCAGAGGCATTTAAAAAATTACCTTTTTGGAGTCAACTGCAAGCTACACAAAATAATCAAGTTTATATTTTCCATCATGACGGTTTAATTAGTCCAACTAGCGTGAGGACTGTGGAAGAAGTGACGAATCAATTACGGGAAGTCGCGTCTAATTAG
- the thrB gene encoding homoserine kinase, whose translation MSVVSSITVRVPGTTANLGPGFDCIGAALTIYNQFQFTRLDEGELIIHVTGAEAERVQTDESNLIYQAFVKLYQYIDQTPPPVKIEIELGVPLARGLGSSATAIVGGLVAANKLAGSPLSQSQVMELAIAMEGHPDNVVPALLGGCRLAATSATGWAICDVPWDNSIVPVVAIPDFELSTSEARRVLPTEFSRADAIFNTAHLGLLLRGLETGKGEWLTAALQDKLHQPYRQALIPGYDAVNAAAITSGAYGMVISGAGPTLLALTNVNNAQAVETAMAAAWKAQGINAVVRSLTLDTQGAI comes from the coding sequence ATGTCTGTGGTTTCTTCTATCACGGTGAGAGTCCCTGGAACAACTGCTAATTTGGGGCCTGGTTTTGACTGCATTGGTGCAGCTTTGACTATATATAATCAGTTTCAGTTCACCCGCCTGGATGAAGGCGAGTTAATTATTCATGTCACAGGTGCGGAAGCTGAACGGGTACAAACTGATGAGAGTAATTTAATTTATCAGGCGTTTGTTAAGTTATATCAATATATAGATCAGACACCGCCACCTGTGAAAATTGAGATTGAGTTGGGTGTACCCCTGGCTAGAGGTTTGGGGAGTTCTGCGACGGCGATTGTGGGTGGTTTGGTTGCAGCGAATAAATTAGCGGGTTCGCCTTTGTCTCAGTCGCAGGTGATGGAATTAGCGATCGCAATGGAAGGACATCCTGATAATGTAGTTCCAGCTTTGTTGGGAGGATGTCGCCTAGCCGCTACCTCTGCTACAGGTTGGGCAATTTGTGATGTCCCTTGGGATAATAGTATTGTGCCTGTAGTAGCGATTCCTGATTTTGAATTATCAACCTCGGAAGCACGGCGAGTTTTACCGACGGAATTTAGTCGTGCAGATGCGATTTTTAATACTGCTCATTTAGGCTTATTGTTACGCGGTTTAGAAACCGGTAAGGGAGAATGGTTAACAGCAGCCTTACAAGATAAATTACATCAGCCTTATCGCCAAGCTTTAATTCCTGGTTACGATGCTGTGAATGCGGCGGCGATCACATCCGGTGCTTACGGTATGGTAATTAGTGGTGCAGGGCCGACACTGTTAGCTTTAACAAATGTAAACAATGCCCAGGCTGTAGAAACTGCAATGGCTGCCGCCTGGAAAGCACAAGGAATTAACGCTGTAGTGCGATCGCTCACTCTCGATACCCAAGGCGCAATCTAA